Proteins from a genomic interval of Desulfitibacter alkalitolerans DSM 16504:
- a CDS encoding alpha/beta fold hydrolase — translation MKKNLLVTAILLMVLFSVVYIQYHSDITYAHQRVLEGSNILLTKNGEIEYAVEGDGPPVLLVHGAGGGYDQGLLMGKAFLGDGFTFISVSRFGYLRSPFLEESTVENQAALYSALLHHLEINKVIIFGVSAGGPSAMQFAHDYPDRSSALILLSAVSMFMGDEIPLSTKIVNTIQKSDFAYWLVLKLFQKQFLEMIGISQETYSSLSPDDKKIADEMLEFMHPMSPRRPGNIHEAKIKPLSGEAMRWIGVPTIVLHAKDDTLVAYEHAEFYHKNIEHSELVSFDSGGHGMVTELKAINKQVKDFLERNL, via the coding sequence ATGAAAAAAAATTTGTTAGTAACAGCTATCCTACTGATGGTCCTATTTTCAGTTGTGTATATTCAGTACCATAGTGACATAACTTATGCGCACCAAAGGGTGCTTGAAGGCAGCAATATACTCCTAACCAAAAACGGCGAGATAGAGTATGCAGTTGAGGGCGATGGACCTCCTGTTCTTTTAGTCCACGGTGCGGGCGGTGGTTATGACCAGGGTCTTCTGATGGGCAAGGCATTTCTTGGGGACGGATTTACTTTCATTTCGGTTTCCCGTTTTGGTTATCTCCGCTCTCCATTTTTGGAAGAATCTACAGTAGAAAATCAGGCTGCCCTTTACTCAGCACTTCTGCACCACCTGGAAATCAACAAAGTAATTATCTTTGGTGTTTCCGCTGGAGGTCCTTCAGCTATGCAATTTGCACATGACTATCCGGACAGGAGTAGTGCGCTGATACTGTTATCAGCTGTATCTATGTTTATGGGTGACGAAATTCCTTTGAGTACTAAGATAGTAAATACAATCCAGAAATCTGACTTTGCCTATTGGCTTGTACTGAAATTATTTCAAAAACAATTTCTGGAAATGATAGGAATTTCCCAGGAGACATATAGCTCTCTTAGCCCTGACGACAAAAAAATTGCCGATGAAATGTTGGAGTTTATGCATCCCATGAGCCCACGGCGTCCTGGAAACATTCATGAAGCCAAGATCAAGCCGTTATCGGGTGAAGCAATGAGATGGATAGGAGTTCCCACAATAGTACTACATGCCAAGGATGATACCCTGGTAGCCTATGAACATGCAGAGTTTTATCATAAGAATATTGAGCACTCTGAGCTTGTTTCCTTTGATAGTGGAGGTCATGGAATGGTAACGGAATTAAAAGCAATCAACAAACAAGTAAAGGACTTTCTTGAAAGGAACCTTTAA
- a CDS encoding TetR/AcrR family transcriptional regulator, protein MNDQDARNRIIKAAIDILDEVTDVDKVTVRQVAERAKVGTGLINYHFKTKNNLLGIAVGDVMAKMATSFVTSDNYAKLEPVTKLKTMLKELYSFAKRHEKLVKFTITHGILNGDMETPLFLVPVLKDIFGNQKDEIDLRILALQILLPIQIASISPSKFHFYSGINLHNEEQRNIFIDTLVDNIVKQ, encoded by the coding sequence ATGAATGATCAAGATGCAAGAAATAGAATAATAAAAGCGGCTATAGATATACTTGATGAAGTTACTGATGTAGATAAGGTTACTGTCCGCCAGGTTGCAGAACGTGCAAAGGTCGGAACGGGTTTAATTAACTATCATTTCAAGACTAAGAATAATTTGTTAGGCATAGCTGTCGGAGATGTAATGGCAAAAATGGCAACTAGTTTTGTAACATCTGATAATTATGCTAAATTAGAGCCTGTGACAAAGCTAAAGACAATGCTAAAGGAGCTATATAGCTTTGCAAAAAGGCATGAAAAGTTGGTGAAATTCACAATTACTCATGGAATACTTAATGGGGATATGGAGACACCACTTTTTTTGGTGCCAGTACTCAAGGATATATTTGGAAACCAAAAGGATGAGATTGATTTAAGAATACTTGCATTGCAAATCCTTTTGCCAATACAGATTGCCAGTATCAGTCCCTCAAAGTTTCATTTTTATAGCGGCATAAATTTACATAATGAGGAACAAAGAAATATTTTCATAGATACTTTAGTCGATAACATTGTAAAACAGTAA
- a CDS encoding UDP binding domain-containing protein, whose protein sequence is MREAPALDIIRELAKQGAVIQAYDPIAVENLIQ, encoded by the coding sequence GTGAGGGAAGCGCCTGCTTTAGACATCATCAGGGAGCTAGCAAAGCAGGGGGCAGTTATTCAGGCATACGACCCAATTGCAGTTGAAAATCTAATACAGTAA
- a CDS encoding phosphatase PAP2 family protein, producing MARLITKMADVDAQLFYYFNGQKQGWLLDQIMKTATHLGGAAFSVAFTIVLITMGQGLMNVGVKALIALSASHVLVQILKFLVNRPRPFLVLPRAVLSSKPLKDYSFPSGHTAAAFSIATVFAITYLSYSPLFLLLALIVGVSRVYLGLHYPSDVLIGSVLGAAGGFFSFLIM from the coding sequence TTGGCCCGATTAATAACTAAAATGGCTGATGTTGATGCACAACTCTTTTACTATTTCAATGGGCAGAAACAGGGTTGGTTGCTTGATCAAATAATGAAGACAGCTACACATTTAGGAGGAGCAGCTTTTAGCGTTGCTTTTACCATAGTGTTAATTACCATGGGGCAAGGTTTAATGAATGTGGGTGTTAAAGCATTAATTGCTTTAAGTGCCAGTCACGTGCTGGTTCAGATTCTGAAGTTTTTAGTTAACAGGCCGCGTCCTTTTTTAGTTCTTCCTCGAGCAGTCTTATCATCAAAACCCCTAAAAGATTATTCTTTTCCGTCTGGTCATACCGCAGCAGCCTTTTCAATAGCAACAGTTTTTGCTATAACCTACCTTTCTTATTCACCGTTATTTCTGCTGTTAGCTTTAATAGTAGGAGTGTCTCGTGTATATTTAGGATTGCATTATCCATCTGATGTACTAATTGGTTCTGTGCTTGGTGCTGCAGGTGGATTTTTTTCATTCCTAATAATGTAA
- a CDS encoding glycosyltransferase — protein MAFRERYGIRKEIILLYVGRVAPEKELDVLFDAAVRLNQKRINFKLFIVGDGPYKKQLEERNLPNVTFLGYKFGAELQMLYASADIFVFPSTSETYGNVVLEAMASGLPVVAADAGGVKENLIQMYNGIAFTPGSPDEMAEAISRLIKDDDLRTGLANNARKYSLTKSWDEVFSNLFKNYQELMESSKITKSKYSA, from the coding sequence ATTGCATTTAGAGAGCGGTACGGTATACGAAAGGAAATCATACTTCTTTATGTAGGCAGAGTTGCTCCCGAAAAGGAACTCGATGTATTATTTGACGCTGCAGTAAGATTGAATCAAAAAAGAATAAATTTTAAACTGTTTATTGTTGGAGACGGACCTTATAAAAAACAATTGGAAGAAAGAAACTTACCTAATGTGACATTTCTCGGTTATAAATTTGGGGCAGAGCTGCAAATGCTGTATGCATCTGCAGATATTTTTGTTTTTCCATCTACTAGTGAAACTTATGGAAATGTCGTTTTGGAGGCAATGGCTTCTGGTCTTCCAGTAGTTGCAGCAGATGCTGGGGGAGTTAAGGAGAACCTAATTCAAATGTATAATGGTATTGCTTTTACCCCAGGCAGCCCTGATGAAATGGCTGAAGCTATTAGCAGATTGATAAAGGATGATGATTTAAGGACAGGGTTGGCCAATAACGCTAGAAAGTATTCTTTAACAAAAAGTTGGGATGAGGTATTTTCTAATCTATTTAAGAATTATCAAGAACTAATGGAAAGCTCTAAAATCACCAAATCAAAATATTCTGCCTAG
- a CDS encoding glycosyltransferase codes for MRIAIFSDTFLPQVNGVTNTLSRMKEYMDQNGIEYRFLVPGERTEGNYFGSIISFQSMNFFLYPECRIAMPSYQIVKITLEKFKPDIIHLVTPFSLGLMGLKYARDHMVPVVASYHTDFPKYLRYYNLQFFEKAVWHFFRWFHSFSQINFCPSRITFDQLKSNNINNLMIWSRGIDNKVFSPEKRVLHLESGTVYERKSYFFM; via the coding sequence ATGAGAATAGCAATTTTTAGCGATACTTTTCTTCCCCAAGTGAATGGAGTGACCAATACCTTATCAAGAATGAAAGAATACATGGATCAAAATGGTATTGAATATCGGTTCTTAGTACCGGGAGAGCGGACTGAAGGAAACTATTTTGGCAGTATAATTTCCTTTCAAAGTATGAACTTCTTTTTGTACCCTGAGTGTAGAATAGCTATGCCATCCTATCAAATAGTAAAAATTACTCTGGAAAAATTTAAGCCTGATATAATCCACCTGGTAACTCCTTTTTCTTTAGGTCTTATGGGACTTAAGTATGCCAGAGATCACATGGTTCCCGTGGTTGCATCCTATCATACCGATTTTCCCAAATATTTACGTTATTACAACCTACAGTTTTTTGAAAAAGCAGTTTGGCACTTTTTCCGTTGGTTTCACTCCTTTAGTCAAATCAATTTTTGCCCATCTAGGATAACTTTTGACCAGTTAAAAAGTAATAATATCAATAACTTGATGATTTGGAGCAGGGGGATTGACAATAAGGTTTTTTCACCAGAAAAAAGAGTATTGCATTTAGAGAGCGGTACGGTATACGAAAGGAAATCATACTTCTTTATGTAG
- a CDS encoding DUF4179 domain-containing protein, with the protein MDKEIKEMKENYDAIKIPDALDMAIQEGILRGKRKMKKSRRNKGYFKVLISAAAVFLFFVIGINTLPTFADTIRELPGGEAIVRVLQFNKDKAEGGKITDGQDIKDIDTKKNEDFERLIVDLYQGEQAANVPGHFSITYLQYPYSILVEVSGVRAFSAWDNLPDLSGKELFDDIYRLITLDDSAHRFVVTFKKPVIIEVTEQNNPAKIIIDVREDEEAEKLPAVYSLRTASFPLGEGIAAAEGILKWELASANARLLRDTDGTYFVEEGYYLTEEEALARLSEVEEYEYFDFKMFIEKREPHRTPKSIAE; encoded by the coding sequence GTGGATAAGGAAATCAAAGAAATGAAAGAAAACTATGATGCTATAAAAATACCCGATGCCTTAGATATGGCAATACAAGAAGGGATATTAAGGGGGAAAAGGAAAATGAAAAAAAGCAGAAGAAATAAAGGCTATTTTAAAGTCCTTATATCTGCTGCAGCGGTGTTTTTGTTTTTTGTTATTGGCATTAATACATTGCCCACCTTTGCAGACACTATAAGAGAACTGCCAGGAGGAGAAGCTATTGTAAGGGTTTTGCAGTTTAATAAGGACAAGGCTGAAGGTGGCAAAATAACCGACGGTCAAGATATTAAAGATATTGATACTAAGAAAAATGAGGATTTTGAAAGATTAATCGTAGACTTGTATCAGGGAGAGCAAGCAGCAAATGTACCAGGTCATTTTTCCATCACATATCTCCAATACCCATACAGTATTCTAGTTGAGGTGTCAGGGGTAAGGGCGTTTTCCGCCTGGGATAACCTGCCAGACCTCAGCGGTAAGGAATTGTTTGACGATATTTACAGATTAATAACCTTGGATGATTCAGCCCATAGGTTTGTAGTGACATTCAAAAAACCCGTGATCATAGAAGTAACTGAACAAAATAATCCCGCAAAGATAATCATTGATGTTAGAGAAGATGAAGAGGCTGAAAAGCTCCCAGCAGTATACTCCTTAAGAACCGCCTCTTTCCCCTTGGGTGAAGGGATAGCGGCTGCCGAAGGAATTTTAAAGTGGGAACTGGCAAGTGCGAATGCAAGACTGCTTCGGGACACAGATGGAACCTATTTTGTAGAAGAAGGCTACTATTTAACAGAAGAGGAAGCCCTGGCAAGACTCTCTGAAGTTGAAGAATATGAATACTTTGATTTCAAAATGTTTATAGAAAAGAGAGAACCTCACCGAACACCAAAAAGTATAGCTGAATAG
- a CDS encoding S-layer homology domain-containing protein, which produces MSASGTKISIIGDSSGNTPVIYKNPSSMELFYINSKDGVVIAMENLILTGDNPETPETEVEGTGIRFYSYVSAGNNRIDIVDCIFENLNLGILQDYSRGIQVNISNSSITGNRPLSLTESYSQSIVIDSSYLKTLGIQTYDSVIYLSGYTGTTFTLTDSIIEGTGVGRGVYGSLVSANISDNQFTNLSIAIEIDDIRTALIENNYVETSEDGFDIETDYTSHSQIHVINNTLINLGEKNNSAVGLGLDIEDEITSGDFKVTNNTFVNFGLGIYYYGDTTDNTFDLILGGEGLGNTFRGNIYNINTVRLKTESKIDLRGTDWGTEDRDEVLLRLKQSSVLLPSGWAENVEDVYLLDDVLVTSAPEDVYVDHSYSADNSDGYVYGETAFNDIQTALAYVKSGGNVNIADGLYNRDIWLDRPVSLIGSGEDTIIAGNTTHDSVSVLVTGDNTSISRIHFLSGYHGIKYENSVLSKPRNFAVTDCIFTDIEAVSIYFYGWDHGSQNEGIVEIARNTLSRSEIYSGSTMIYVEGAFEEVYFKDNQISGYTGYSVSLNISGNLTVANNQITSSSAYHEHGLYLKSDKDLLITGNYIESLVSSTPYNSGIYLYFPPDAAAPFEGKYQKQVFNNRIKGYYYGLHLSGEENGDIFDLTIGGSDINRNNFSGNTYGIYTYLNLHELVDINATYNIWGVPFESMDTYIITYGGSNINYIPVASSEPVLNSLTISEGTLTPSFGSDVFSYTVNVANNIELVNINPVAYYGSVTVNGDAVPYGNTKNISLATGNNTVTIEVSDGSTSNIYTLNIIRASVQTQSSGSSLPSATVTVTVETKDKGKSIQTTINSRPYRGEISENITSNMFDALIRRAKRENFAGKNDSINILINSLGEASQIQIGFKKSDLSRILGETDCSFGVYSDLIEVAFDQKALAAINAEAEDEDIIIKAGRAEMEGMSESNKKKVEGRPVYSIQVKAGDKTVSHFKGGHAYVTVPYTLGTYENPNAVVVYYIGNDGNLKTVRGKYSEQTKSVTFKTPHFSLFAIGYNHKTFQDVSKDSWYYDAVTFISAREITSGTSPDHFSPNSPLTRGQFIVLLMNTYDLMNYEKDIVDVENFIDSGDTYYTEYLYKARKLGLTEGIGNNIYGPERKITRQEMLTTLYNSLLLIEELPEKVGEITIEDFKDTDSIAGWALESVASLIERGIVSGNNGYINPSASATRAEMAQMLYNLLKR; this is translated from the coding sequence TTGTCTGCTAGTGGCACCAAGATTTCAATAATAGGGGATTCTTCAGGTAATACCCCTGTTATTTACAAGAATCCTTCTTCAATGGAGTTGTTTTACATAAATAGCAAAGACGGTGTAGTCATTGCTATGGAAAATCTTATACTTACAGGAGATAATCCGGAAACACCGGAAACAGAAGTAGAAGGAACTGGAATTCGCTTCTACAGCTATGTTTCTGCAGGAAATAACAGAATAGATATTGTTGATTGTATCTTTGAAAATCTTAATTTAGGAATACTGCAGGATTATTCACGCGGAATTCAAGTAAACATTTCAAACAGCTCAATTACAGGGAATCGTCCTTTGTCCCTAACAGAAAGCTATTCACAATCAATCGTAATTGACAGCTCATATTTAAAAACACTTGGAATTCAGACATATGATTCTGTGATATATTTAAGCGGCTACACAGGAACAACATTTACTCTGACTGACAGCATAATCGAGGGTACAGGCGTAGGAAGAGGCGTTTATGGGAGTCTTGTATCAGCAAATATTTCAGACAATCAATTCACCAACTTAAGCATTGCTATTGAAATTGATGATATTAGAACTGCTTTAATTGAAAATAATTATGTGGAAACATCTGAGGATGGTTTCGACATAGAAACAGACTATACATCCCATTCACAGATTCATGTAATAAACAACACTTTAATAAACCTTGGAGAAAAAAATAATTCCGCCGTAGGACTTGGTTTAGATATAGAGGATGAGATCACTTCAGGAGATTTCAAAGTAACAAACAATACCTTTGTAAACTTTGGCCTTGGGATTTACTATTATGGCGATACTACAGATAATACATTTGATTTAATCCTTGGAGGTGAAGGCTTAGGGAATACCTTTAGAGGAAACATCTATAATATAAATACAGTAAGGTTAAAGACTGAATCTAAGATTGATTTGAGAGGAACGGATTGGGGTACAGAAGATAGGGATGAGGTTCTTTTACGATTGAAGCAAAGCAGCGTGCTTTTGCCGTCGGGGTGGGCAGAGAATGTTGAGGATGTATATTTATTGGATGACGTTCTAGTTACTTCAGCCCCTGAAGATGTATATGTGGATCATAGCTACTCGGCGGATAACTCAGATGGATATGTTTACGGAGAAACAGCCTTCAATGATATACAGACAGCCTTAGCTTATGTCAAAAGCGGAGGAAATGTGAATATAGCAGATGGCCTTTACAATAGAGATATATGGCTTGACAGACCCGTATCTTTGATAGGAAGCGGAGAAGACACTATAATAGCCGGTAACACGACGCATGATAGTGTGTCTGTTCTAGTAACTGGTGACAATACATCCATATCCAGAATACATTTTTTAAGCGGTTATCATGGGATTAAATATGAAAACTCTGTACTAAGCAAGCCAAGAAACTTTGCGGTCACAGATTGTATATTTACAGATATTGAAGCCGTTTCTATTTATTTTTATGGATGGGATCATGGGTCGCAGAACGAAGGAATAGTCGAGATTGCAAGAAACACATTGAGTAGAAGTGAAATATACTCAGGCTCAACGATGATTTACGTAGAAGGTGCCTTTGAAGAGGTATATTTCAAAGACAATCAGATAAGTGGATATACAGGTTATAGTGTTTCGTTAAATATTTCCGGAAACTTAACCGTGGCAAATAACCAAATTACATCATCATCAGCTTATCATGAGCATGGATTGTATTTAAAAAGTGATAAAGACCTTTTAATAACAGGAAACTATATTGAAAGCTTAGTATCAAGTACTCCATACAACTCTGGGATTTATTTATATTTTCCGCCAGATGCTGCGGCACCTTTTGAAGGTAAATATCAAAAACAGGTTTTCAATAATAGAATAAAAGGATATTATTATGGCTTGCATCTTTCAGGAGAGGAAAATGGAGACATTTTTGATTTGACCATAGGAGGCTCGGACATAAATAGAAACAATTTCAGCGGCAATACTTATGGTATATATACGTATTTGAATTTACATGAGCTGGTAGATATTAATGCCACTTACAATATATGGGGAGTTCCCTTTGAATCTATGGACACCTATATAATAACCTATGGAGGAAGCAACATTAACTATATACCTGTAGCCAGCTCAGAGCCTGTTCTTAACAGTCTAACCATCAGTGAAGGAACTTTAACCCCGTCTTTCGGATCAGATGTATTCAGCTACACAGTAAATGTTGCCAATAATATTGAATTAGTAAATATAAATCCTGTAGCCTATTACGGGTCAGTTACTGTAAATGGTGATGCCGTGCCTTATGGAAACACGAAAAACATTTCTTTAGCTACGGGAAACAATACTGTTACTATTGAAGTGAGTGATGGGAGCACATCAAATATTTACACCTTAAACATTATTCGAGCATCAGTACAAACCCAAAGCTCCGGAAGCTCTTTACCTTCTGCAACTGTAACCGTAACTGTAGAGACTAAGGATAAAGGTAAATCAATCCAAACCACTATTAATTCCAGACCTTACAGAGGAGAAATATCTGAAAACATTACCTCCAATATGTTTGATGCTCTTATAAGACGAGCAAAGAGAGAGAATTTTGCAGGGAAAAATGACAGCATAAATATATTGATAAATTCTTTAGGAGAAGCTTCTCAAATTCAAATAGGATTTAAAAAGTCAGATTTGAGCCGTATATTGGGGGAAACAGACTGCAGCTTCGGTGTTTATTCCGATCTTATAGAAGTAGCTTTTGATCAAAAGGCACTTGCGGCAATTAATGCTGAGGCGGAAGATGAAGATATCATTATAAAAGCTGGCAGAGCAGAGATGGAAGGCATGTCAGAAAGTAACAAGAAAAAGGTTGAGGGAAGACCGGTCTACAGCATACAGGTAAAAGCTGGAGATAAAACAGTATCCCATTTTAAGGGTGGGCATGCTTATGTGACTGTTCCATACACTTTAGGGACTTATGAAAATCCCAATGCTGTAGTTGTATACTATATTGGAAATGACGGCAACCTAAAAACAGTTAGAGGAAAGTACAGTGAACAAACTAAGTCAGTAACCTTTAAAACTCCACATTTTTCTTTATTTGCCATAGGGTATAATCACAAGACCTTTCAAGACGTATCGAAAGATTCTTGGTATTATGATGCAGTTACCTTCATCAGTGCAAGGGAGATTACTTCTGGTACGAGTCCAGATCATTTTAGTCCTAATTCTCCTTTGACAAGAGGGCAGTTTATTGTTCTTCTTATGAATACTTATGATTTGATGAACTATGAAAAAGATATTGTAGATGTGGAAAATTTTATAGACAGCGGGGACACATACTATACAGAATACTTGTATAAGGCACGTAAGCTTGGTTTAACAGAAGGTATAGGAAATAATATCTATGGACCTGAGCGAAAAATAACTCGACAGGAAATGCTTACCACGCTTTACAATTCACTTCTTTTAATTGAGGAATTGCCTGAAAAAGTTGGGGAGATTACTATTGAAGATTTTAAGGACACAGATAGTATAGCTGGTTGGGCTTTGGAGTCTGTAGCTTCTTTAATTGAAAGGGGTATTGTATCAGGAAACAACGGATATATAAATCCTTCTGCATCAGCAACTAGAGCAGAAATGGCTCAAATGCTTTATAATCTATTGAAAAGATAA
- a CDS encoding type II toxin-antitoxin system RelE/ParE family toxin, whose translation MENKYKLKITLSAEIDLDEIYNYISNSLLAPMAAQKLMDNIEDAIEKLCYFPYKHELSRNNLLSQKGYRKLVIDKYIVLYLVNERSKTIIVARVFYGGMDYEKYI comes from the coding sequence ATGGAAAACAAGTATAAATTAAAGATTACACTTTCAGCAGAAATTGATTTAGATGAAATCTACAACTATATAAGCAATAGTTTGCTTGCTCCAATGGCTGCACAAAAGTTAATGGACAATATTGAAGATGCTATAGAAAAACTGTGTTATTTTCCTTATAAACATGAATTATCTAGGAATAACTTACTGAGCCAAAAAGGATATAGGAAGCTGGTTATTGATAAATATATAGTACTATATCTGGTGAATGAACGAAGTAAAACTATAATAGTGGCCAGGGTTTTTTATGGTGGTATGGATTACGAAAAATATATATAA
- a CDS encoding type II toxin-antitoxin system prevent-host-death family antitoxin, with the protein MPQIRPITDLRNTTEISELCHSKKEPIFITKNGYGDLVIMSIETYEREMALADVYKKLAVAENQIQNGELLDGDEVFSKLRLKYGKQV; encoded by the coding sequence ATGCCGCAAATTAGACCTATAACAGATTTGAGAAATACAACTGAGATATCTGAACTATGTCATAGTAAAAAAGAGCCAATATTTATTACTAAAAACGGATATGGTGACCTTGTTATTATGAGCATTGAAACCTATGAAAGAGAAATGGCACTAGCTGATGTATATAAGAAATTGGCTGTTGCAGAAAACCAAATTCAAAATGGTGAGCTGCTTGATGGAGATGAAGTTTTTTCTAAATTAAGGTTGAAATATGGAAAACAAGTATAA
- a CDS encoding Ger(x)C family spore germination protein, with translation MILINRYTRIAKTGLIVILIICITSLVGCWDLENIEDLALVANIAFDVGEFKEYKMTVQILLPEALGGNGTAQATGEKSPMFVISAEGQTPFEANRKLREYVPRRPFYGNTMSVAIGEELARQGVLPVLNILETDHEFRRSKKIFLAIGPGGKILEGRVRVLANPGDMPKGFALVLPGISTTVIQTVGDFITQAASSTMEPVMPVVKLIEDDPEIGENPGLRVARTGAFKGDKLVGFLDEKESRGLLWVLGRADGILNFQIPETFESVTIELGRSSSSVNAVIDDEGKLFVDINIRTEGNLADQTGYANLDDPQIRRSIERRYAETIRQEIKSALNKAQKDLKTDVFGFGGAFFRAYPRLWKDSLEPMWDDIYPYIPVNIYVEAHVRSTNLTMEAPAIGR, from the coding sequence GTGATTCTAATAAATAGATATACTCGTATTGCTAAGACAGGGCTTATTGTAATCTTGATAATATGTATTACTTCCCTGGTTGGGTGCTGGGACCTTGAGAACATAGAAGATCTAGCATTAGTTGCAAACATAGCTTTTGATGTAGGTGAATTTAAGGAATATAAGATGACTGTACAGATATTGCTGCCAGAGGCATTAGGTGGCAATGGTACAGCTCAAGCAACAGGAGAAAAAAGTCCCATGTTTGTGATTAGCGCAGAAGGGCAAACTCCCTTTGAAGCAAATCGTAAACTGCGTGAATATGTTCCCAGAAGGCCTTTTTATGGAAATACAATGTCGGTTGCTATTGGTGAAGAACTGGCTAGACAAGGTGTTCTGCCGGTGTTAAATATACTGGAGACTGACCATGAGTTTAGACGCAGCAAAAAAATCTTTTTGGCCATTGGTCCGGGGGGCAAGATATTAGAGGGCAGGGTTAGGGTCCTGGCCAATCCTGGAGATATGCCCAAGGGCTTTGCACTAGTTTTGCCTGGCATTTCAACAACAGTAATCCAGACGGTAGGCGACTTTATTACTCAAGCCGCCAGCAGTACCATGGAACCTGTAATGCCGGTAGTTAAGTTAATAGAGGATGACCCTGAAATAGGTGAGAATCCAGGGCTTAGGGTTGCCAGGACAGGTGCTTTTAAGGGAGATAAATTAGTTGGCTTCCTGGATGAAAAGGAGAGCAGGGGTTTATTATGGGTTCTTGGCAGGGCAGATGGAATATTAAACTTCCAGATTCCCGAAACCTTTGAAAGTGTTACAATAGAGCTTGGCAGAAGCTCCAGCTCTGTTAATGCAGTTATAGATGATGAGGGCAAGCTGTTTGTTGATATAAACATCAGGACAGAAGGAAACCTTGCAGATCAGACTGGTTATGCTAATTTGGACGATCCGCAAATCCGCAGAAGTATTGAAAGAAGGTATGCAGAAACAATTAGACAGGAAATAAAAAGTGCTTTAAATAAAGCCCAGAAAGATTTAAAAACAGATGTTTTTGGTTTTGGAGGTGCGTTCTTTAGAGCATATCCCAGGCTATGGAAGGATTCACTAGAACCCATGTGGGATGACATCTATCCATATATACCAGTAAACATATATGTTGAGGCACATGTTAGAAGTACCAATCTTACCATGGAAGCCCCGGCAATTGGGAGGTAA